The sequence AAGAAGACGGGACAAGAATGTCCCGTCTTCCAGCTATCATCACTTCCGCCTGCGGCGGAACAGCACCACCGACCCAACGCCGAGCAGGGCGAAGGCCGAGGGCTCCGGCACCGCGACCACGGAGCCGACGGTGATCGCCGAGCCGTTCGTTTCGTAGGCCCAGTCCCGGATCAAGCCCGCCGAACCGTCGTTGGCGAAGGTGACGCGCATCCAGCCGTAGAAGGTGCCGCTGTTGTCATTCGGAGTGAACTGGAACCCGATGTAGCCCTCGCCGCCGGAGGTGAACTGCCCCGGGCCCGTGCCGACATGCGTTTCCGACCCGCCAAAGCCGGTCAGGAAATTCAGCGAGCCATCAACCGTGGAGCCGAGGGCGAGATTGAGGATCGGGGCATCGAGTGCGAT comes from Luteolibacter sp. LG18 and encodes:
- a CDS encoding PEP-CTERM sorting domain-containing protein, with the translated sequence MKTISSLVFAALFSAASSHAAIVYSGLRDIPVTTTFDGVYLDVDAGTTSGSETTGWDINPFFGGEGVANSAAFQPARTTIALDAPILNLALGSTVDGSLNFLTGFGGSETHVGTGPGQFTSGGEGYIGFQFTPNDNSGTFYGWMRVTFANDGSAGLIRDWAYETNGSAITVGSVVAVPEPSAFALLGVGSVVLFRRRRK